A DNA window from Christiangramia salexigens contains the following coding sequences:
- a CDS encoding alkene reductase, with amino-acid sequence MSNTQELLRSYKLNDLELPNRVVMAPMTRSRAINEENKPTREKQGEYYKIRSSAGLIITEGSQISKQAVGYINTPGIYSKEQVEGWKQVTEEVHNADGRIFIQLWHVGRMSHPDFHNGELPLAPSAINPNEQSYTPEGFKDTVTPRAMTTQEVKNTIQDFKKAAKNAMDAGFDGIEIHSSNGYLLHQFFNASSNERTDEYGGSIENRARILFEILDEVKQVMPENRIGIRLNPSLNGIFGTVLDEETIPTFDYIIKKLNEYDLSYLHLSEPFNDVSDVPHAETEIAKRYRPMYHGTIMINGGFDQEKGNKVIAEGNADLVAFGKPYISNPDLVERFEQGVELSEYDPDTFYTPGPEGYLDYEIKTEREPALQ; translated from the coding sequence ATGAGTAACACTCAGGAATTGCTAAGATCATATAAATTGAACGACCTGGAACTTCCAAACCGCGTGGTAATGGCGCCAATGACGAGAAGCAGGGCTATTAATGAAGAGAATAAACCTACCCGCGAGAAGCAGGGTGAATATTATAAGATAAGATCCAGTGCGGGCCTTATTATTACTGAAGGTTCACAGATCTCTAAACAGGCTGTGGGTTATATTAATACCCCCGGTATCTATTCCAAAGAGCAGGTTGAGGGCTGGAAACAAGTTACCGAAGAAGTGCATAATGCAGATGGAAGGATCTTTATTCAGCTATGGCATGTGGGGCGTATGTCCCATCCCGATTTTCATAATGGTGAATTGCCGTTAGCTCCTTCTGCAATAAATCCAAATGAACAATCTTATACTCCTGAAGGTTTCAAGGATACCGTGACTCCGCGCGCAATGACTACACAAGAGGTAAAGAATACCATTCAGGATTTTAAAAAGGCTGCAAAAAACGCAATGGATGCCGGTTTTGATGGGATAGAGATACATTCTTCTAACGGGTATTTATTGCATCAGTTCTTTAATGCGAGCTCAAATGAGCGAACAGACGAGTATGGTGGAAGTATAGAGAATCGCGCGAGGATCTTGTTCGAAATTCTTGATGAGGTTAAGCAAGTAATGCCCGAAAATAGGATAGGAATCAGACTGAATCCTTCGCTGAACGGGATATTTGGAACCGTTCTGGATGAAGAGACCATTCCTACCTTCGATTATATCATTAAAAAATTAAATGAATACGATCTTTCTTATTTGCATCTATCGGAACCTTTTAATGATGTATCAGATGTTCCACATGCAGAGACCGAAATCGCTAAAAGATACCGCCCAATGTATCATGGTACGATCATGATTAATGGTGGATTCGATCAGGAAAAAGGGAATAAGGTGATCGCTGAAGGTAACGCCGATCTGGTGGCTTTTGGTAAACCATATATTTCCAACCCGGATCTTGTAGAAAGATTTGAACAAGGTGTGGAATTATCAGAATACGATCCCGATACATTTTATACACCGGGGCCTGAAGGTTACCTGGATTATGAAATTAAGACTGAAAGAGAACCGGCCCTACAGTAG